The proteins below are encoded in one region of Dioscorea cayenensis subsp. rotundata cultivar TDr96_F1 chromosome 18, TDr96_F1_v2_PseudoChromosome.rev07_lg8_w22 25.fasta, whole genome shotgun sequence:
- the LOC120282125 gene encoding glutamate decarboxylase 1-like, whose amino-acid sequence MVISTTTTDAGESLNSTFASRYVCTALPRFKLPERPTPRDAAYQIINDELMLDGNPRLNLASFVTTWMEPECDKLMMAAVNKNYVDMDEYPVTTELQNRCVNMIAHLFNAPIGEDETAVGVGTVGSSEAIMLAGLAFKRKWQNKRKAEGKPYDKPNIVTGANVQVCWEKFARYFEVELKEVKLSEGFYVMDPVKAVELVDENTICVAAILGSTLTGEFEDVKLLNELLLKKNKETGWDTPIHVDAASGGFIAPFLYPDLEWDFRLPLVKSINVSGHKYGLVYAGVGWVVWRSKEDLPEELIFHINYLGTDQPTFTLNFSKGSSQIIAQYYQFIRLGFEGYKNIMENCTENAKALKEGLEKTGKFEIVSKDIGVPLVAFSLKDSSMHTVFDIADNLRRFGWIVPAYTMPANAEHIAVLRVVIREDFSRSLAERLITDIQKVLADLDHRATKIITSVSLETAKNADVAVVKKTVEETEQEIISHWRSIVNKKKTSGVC is encoded by the exons ATGGTGATTTCGACGACGACAACCGACGCCGGGGAGTCCCTAAACTCCACCTTCGCCTCCCGCTACGTCTGCACAGCCCTCCCAAG GTTCAAACTTCCGGAGAGGCCGACGCCGAGGGATGCGGCGTATCAGATCATCAACGATGAGTTGATGCTCGATGGAAACCCAAGGTTGAATCTTGCGTCTTTTGTCACGACGTGGATGGAGCCGGAGTGCGATAAACTTATGATGGCGGCTGTCAATAAGAACTATGTCGATATGGATGAGTATCCTGTCACCACTGAGTTGCAG aACCGCTGTGTGAATATGATTGCCCATCTCTTTAATGCTCCTATAGGGGAGGATGAAACAGCTGTGGGGGTTGGAACAGTGGGATCTTCTGAAGCCATAATGCTAGCAGGTTTGGCGTTCAAGAGGAAGTGGCAGAATAAGAGGAAAGCGGAGGGAAAGCCTTATGACAAGCCAAACATTGTTACTGGTGCTAATGTTCAG GTGTGCTGGGAGAAATTTGCTAGGTATTTTGAGGTAGAACTGAAGGAAGTGAAGCTGAGCGAGGGATTCTATGTTATGGACCCTGTAAAGGCTGTGGAATTGGTTGATGAAAATACGATTTGTGTTGCTGCTATCCTGGGTTCTACTCTCACTGGAGAGTTTGAAGATGTTAAACTACTAAATGAGCTGCTtctgaagaagaacaaggagacTGG GTGGGATACTCCTATTCATGTTGATGCAGCAAGTGGTGGTTTTATAGCACCTTTCCTGTACCCAGATCTTGAATGGGATTTCCGTTTACCCCTGGTGAAGAGTATTAATGTAAGTGGGCACAAGTATGGTCTTGTTTATGCTGGGGTTGGCTGGGTTGTTTGGAGGAGCAAAGAAGATCTGCCAGAAGAACTCATTTTTCATATCAACTATCTTGGGACAGATCAACCGACTTTTACTCTTAACTTCTCTAAAG GGTCAAGTCAGATTATTGCTCAATATTACCAATTCATCCGCCTTGGCTTTGAG ggatataaaaatatcatggAGAATTGCACAGAGAATGCCAAAGCACTGAAAGAAGGTCTTGAGAAGACAGGTAAATTTGAAATTGTCTCCAAGGACATTGGTGTGCCACTAGTTGCATTCTCCCTGAAAGACAGTAGCATGCACACTGTATTTGACATAGCCGATAACTTAAGGAGGTTTGGATGGATTGTTCCTGCATACACCATGCCAGCCAATGCCGAACACATTGCTGTCCTTCGGGTGGTGATTCGGGAGGACTTCAGCAGGAGCCTTGCGGAACGGCTCATCACAGACATTCAGAAGGTCTTGGCAGACCTTGATCATCGGGCAACTAAGATCATTACTTCAGTTTCACTCGAAACTGCTAAAAATGCCGATGTAGCTGTAGTGAAGAAGACAGTAGAAGAGACTGAACAGGAGATTATCTCTCACTGGAGGAGCAtagtaaataagaaaaagacCAGTGGAGTTTGTTAA